The Thermococcus sp. region CCCACAGCCCGACTTGGTACGGTAGCAACCTCGTTGTTATAAGCGAGAACGGGAGCGTTTCGATGCCCTACGTTCACGTGAACATAAAGAACAACAAGGTTCAGAGCGATTTTATGAGCGTTCCTGTTCCGCAGGAGTTCATAGTCTTCAGGCATGAGAGCGAGCTTGGCTCGGCGGTAAAGTTCATCAACGAGCTCAACGAGAGCATCAGCGGGCCGATAGTGCTGGAGATACCCAAGGGCGCCAAAGTTGACCCGAGCGTGACCAACGTCACCTACAAGGTCATCGGCGAGAGGCAGATTGGCGACAGGTACTACATGCTCGTCAACCTCACCGTGCCAACTGGAGTGTCCCAGATAGTCGTTGACACCGCCAAGGACACCGAAAAGCCACAGGTTCAGATAGCCTATCTCCAGCCGAGTCGTCCGCGCCCGAAGTCCCCGTTCATGGCCTACATAGTGGCCAGCGACAACCTCGGCCTCAGGAACCTCTACGCGGTCGTATACGACTCCAACGGCAATCCAGTTAAGTTCGGAAAGGTTACCAAGTTCCCGGCCGAACCTGCCAGCGGAAAGCCCGGCGACAACTTCTACATCCTTGAGTTCCCAGCTCTTGAGAAGGGCAACTACAAGCTTGAAATCGTCGCAGAGGACTTCTACGGCAACAGGGCAACCATAACCAAGGAGCTCGCCATAGGCACCGAGACCACCAAGGCCACAACTTCATCACAGGCGTCCAAGACGAGTTCAACTTCAACTTCCACCACCAACAAGGTCTGCGGACCGGCCCTCGTGGTGGCACTGGCAGTCCTACCACTCCTCCTAAGGAAGAGAAAGTGAACTTTTTCCCTCTACTTTTCTTTCGATATCCATTTAAACGACTTCTCCAATTTATCTCCGGTGAAGGCCATGACAAGAAAGCTCTACTACGAAGACGCCTACCTTAAGGAGGCCAGAGCGAAGATTCTGGAGGTCAAGGGTAATGCCCTGCTCCTCGACCAGACGATTTTCTACCCGACAGGCGGTGGCCAGCCCCATGACAGGGGAACCATAAACGGTGTTGAGGTTCTCGACGTTTATAAGGATGAAAAAGGGAACGTCTGGCACGTCGTTGCCGAGCCGGAGAAGTTCAGGGTTGGGGATGAGGTCGAGCTCAAAATAGACTGGGACTACCGCTACAAGCTCATGAGAATCCACAGCGCAATGCATCTTTTAGAGCATGTCCTCAATGAGGTACTTCCCGGGAAGTGGGAGCTCTACGGGAGCGGGATGAGCGCGGAGAAGGGGCGCTACGACATAGTTTATCCCGAGAACGTCAACAAGTACAAGGAGAAAATCATCGAGACATTCAACCGCTACGTTGACGAGGGCGGTGAGATGAAGATATGGTGGGAAGGGGAAACGCGCTACACCCAGATAAGGGACTTCGAGGTCATCCCCTGTGGTGGAACCCACGTGAGGGATATAAAGGAGATAGGGCATCTAAAGAAGCTCAAGCGCTCCAGTCTCGGAAGGGGAAAGCAGAGGCTTGAGATATGGCTTGAGGACTGAGTT contains the following coding sequences:
- a CDS encoding alanyl-tRNA editing protein; translated protein: MTRKLYYEDAYLKEARAKILEVKGNALLLDQTIFYPTGGGQPHDRGTINGVEVLDVYKDEKGNVWHVVAEPEKFRVGDEVELKIDWDYRYKLMRIHSAMHLLEHVLNEVLPGKWELYGSGMSAEKGRYDIVYPENVNKYKEKIIETFNRYVDEGGEMKIWWEGETRYTQIRDFEVIPCGGTHVRDIKEIGHLKKLKRSSLGRGKQRLEIWLED